In one window of Thiobacillus sp. DNA:
- a CDS encoding sel1 repeat family protein, which produces MNNTIRATAVALFLSAPLFASFPTLAHEGYDKALQAYSCVDYPKAIGLFKTYAEQGHGLSQYMMGIMTEQGQGVTPDVDAAYDWYMNAAKQGITDAYFALADMYKRGISVQKDPIRAYAWFDLAKQGGHNLAGDMLNSLDKELQADQIAQAKEFGKEWLAKMGR; this is translated from the coding sequence ATGAATAACACCATACGCGCCACGGCTGTCGCCTTGTTCCTGTCCGCCCCCTTGTTCGCATCCTTCCCCACACTGGCCCATGAAGGCTACGACAAGGCCCTCCAGGCCTACAGTTGCGTGGACTATCCCAAAGCCATTGGCCTGTTCAAGACCTATGCAGAACAGGGCCATGGCTTGTCTCAGTACATGATGGGCATCATGACCGAGCAGGGCCAGGGCGTCACACCCGACGTGGACGCGGCCTACGACTGGTACATGAATGCTGCAAAGCAGGGCATCACCGACGCCTATTTCGCCCTGGCCGACATGTACAAGCGGGGTATCAGCGTGCAGAAGGACCCAATCCGGGCCTATGCCTGGTTCGACCTGGCCAAGCAGGGCGGCCACAACCTGGCCGGGGACATGCTCAACAGCCTGGACAAGGAACTGCAAGCTGATCAGATCGCCCAGGCAAAAGAGTTCGGCAAGGAGTGGCTGGCCAAAATGGGACGCTGA